TCAGGCCAAAGCCCATGGTATTAAGATTATGGCTGACCTTCTTGAGGTGGAAGATAAGGTTTCAAGAGCAAAGGAGCTTGAGAAGCTTGGTGTTGATTACCTTCTTATCCATACTCCCATTGACCTGCAGAAAGTCAAGATGGAGAGAGTTGATTCCTCTCTCGAAGAGTTAAAGAGAATAAAGAAGGAGGTTCGTCTACCCATAGCTGCAGCAGGCGGTATAACTCCTGAAACTGCATCTATTTTAAAGAGAGAAGGTGTGGAGGTCTTTATTGTAGGTTCTGCAATTACAAAGGCAAAAGATATAGAGGCAAAAACCAGGGAATTCTGCAGAATTATTGGAGTTAAGGTAAAGCAGAAGGAGGAGAGGAAGCTTGGCTACAGAGAGATTGTTGAGGGTTTTAATGCCCTGTCCACTCCATTTATAAGTGATGCACAGCACAGGTTTGGAGCTATGCGTGGCATGAAACCTCTTGTTAAGGGAATAAGGGTAGCAGGCAGAGCCTTTACAGTAAAAACGCTGGGCGGCGACTGGGGTAAGGTTGTAAAGGCAATAGATATGGCAGAGGCAGGTGATATTATCGTTGTTGATGCTCAGGCCTCTGAAGCTGCAGTCTGGGGTGAACTCGCAACGAGAAGTGCCATGGCTAAAGGGATTAAAGCTGCGATTATAGACGGTGCAGTAAGAGACAGTGATGATATTTCAGAGATAGGATTTCCTATATGGGCAAGGTATTTTACTCCCAATGCTGGCGAACCTCATGGTCACGGAAAACTTCGGATACCTATAGCATGCGCCGGTCAGGTTGTCAGGCCAGGTGATATAATAGTTGCCGATGAAGTTGGTGTTGTGGTAGTACCCGGAGAAGAGGCTCAGGATATACTCACAAAGGCACAGGAAGTTGCAGATAAGGAGAAGCGGTACAGTAAAGAGATTGCAGAAGGAAGAAGTCTTGCAGAGCTATTTGGATTATAGCTTTCCTGTGTTCCTGCACTATTTCTTTCTATGAGAGTATTGAAATAGTATTATGCGAACAGTACCCATCTCAAAATTTGCTTCCATGGCTTACTGCAGGAGGCAGGTATATTTAACTCTTATTAAGGGCATCAAGCCAGTAAGAAGAGAAATTTTCCATGGTATAGAGCAACATAACCTTTCAGGAAAAATAGAGGCTAAAATTTCTCCACATACCATAATTAATAAAGCCTCCGAACCGTTCTCCAGTTTGAACTTCCCATTCGAAAGCCTCCTCACCTCCTTTATTTATGACAGCTTTCTATTTATTGGCAAGCCTGACAGGGTGATAAAAAAGGGCAGTAAAATATATGTTGAAGAGGAAAAATATGTCAAGCATAGCTATGGGGTCTTTTTTGAAAGCTGGAAACTACAGCTTCTTGCATACTGCCACAGCCTCTCTGAAGGCGAAACCGTCTTTGAATACGGAAAATTAAGAGAAAGAATGGATTTTCCAGAAGATGAATTTTTCTACTATGTGACTGAAAGAGATTTAAAAACAGGAAAAACAATCAGAGTCTATGAACCGAAAAAATATAATTTTGAAGAGCTTGAAGGCAGCCTCAGAGATTTTACAGCAATAATGAGGTCAGGTACACCACCTGAAGTATCAACCACATCCAGATGCACTAACTGCTCCATTTCCAGGGCCTGCTACCTGTAGTAGCCCCATTGTTTTTTTGGCCCGAAACTGCTTATTCCATGCTTTATCAGCTGAATTTTCAACTCCGTGGCATACTCAGCACTTATCTCCTTTCTATCCAGGAGGTATTTTATTATCTCCAGCCCTTCCTCATCCGTTGCGCATCTTCTGAGAAAACCTATGGCATCAGATGAATGTCCCTGAAAGCTATCTATAGCTTTTTCAGCCTCATCAATATTATGCCTCACTCCCTTAACCGGAAGCCTCTCCGACCCTTCAATCTCCCTTGCGAGATTTGGATACTTCTTTTTAAAATCATCTGTATATTCAGTCATTGCATACACCTTGGACTATGCTCCAGAAACTTCACCCAGTAAATTATGGTATCTGGTGTACTCCTTAATAAGAAAATCTTTTTTAACAAGAGTATCTATTTTGTCCCATGGCAGTGGCTCATCTGTACTCCTTTCACCAAGGTAACTATCAAAACTCATTCCAAGTTCTTTGAATGCTCTCTTCCATGAATTTAAATTCTGCCCCATATAAACTCTCTCCAGAACATCGCCAATTGAATGGTCACCCATTGCTATAATTGTCTGAAGACTGCTGAGCCTGTAGCTTTCACTCTTTACCTCTGCCTTACCCTTAAGCTCCTTCTTGAGCAGTCTGAGCTTCTCTGAATAGCTCTTCCTGTCCACAAAGGGTGCCCACTCCATAGCTGAATGTGGTTTTGGAACAAGCGGATTTACTGACATCTTTATCTTCAGCCCTGTATCAGCCTTTATCTTCTTAACCATCCCTGCAATCTCAAGCATATGTTCCTCTTTCTCACCAGGCATGCCAACAATAAAGTACATCTTTATATTCTTCAATCCTGCCTCTGCAGTGTATCTGGCAGCCCTGTAAATATGCTCATCTCTTATAGGCTTATTCATAGCAAGCCTCAGAATTTTGCAGCTCTCGGGTGCAATAGTCAGGCTTCTCTGCCCTGTATCTGCAAGAGCTCCAATAAAATCCTTTGTAAGTGCATCCACTCTCATGGAGGGAACAGAAACCTCAACCTTTGATTCGGAAATCATACTTGAAAGCTCGTGTATATTGGAATAATCGGTTACACTGGCTCCCAGAAGTACAATTCTCTTTGGTTTATTGAATTTCACCCCCATCTCCAGTATTTCCTTCAGTTTCTCTGGACTTCTTTCCCTTCGTGGCCTGAAGATATAACCTCCCATGCAGAATCTGCAGCCTCTTGAGCAGCCTCTTGAAATCTCCATAAGAAAGGCTTCGTTGTAAACCGAGGCTTCAGACATTATCTGGGTTACAGGGTAAAAACTGTCAAGGTCTTTCAGGTAAACTCTTCTAACCCTGTTTTCAATTTCAGGAAGATAAATACCCCCAACTTCAGAGAGTGCCTCAACTTCCTCCTTTGGACTTTCAAGTTCTCTGAAAATTTCAATGAACTTCAGAATCGATACTTCAGCCTCGCCAATATAGAAGGCATCTATAAATCTCTCCAGAGGTACAGGGTTTACTGTACATGGACCTCCTACAAGGATAAACTCCTTCCTTTCTTTTCTGTCAATTGGAATTCCGCATTCTTTTAAAAATTTAAGAATATTTAAAGCATCTAGTTCGAATTGCCATGAAAATACTATCAGGTTGAAGTCCTTAACTTCCGAGCCTGTTTCCAGACTTCTTGTATAACCAAGAAAAAAGCGCTCACAGTATATATCCTCAATTGAATTAAGAAGGTCATAAATAATATGAAGCCCCAGGTTTGCCATTCCTTCACTATACCTGCTGGGGTACACCAGGGCAACTCTGAATTTACCCAAAGGTTTTTTTATTACAACATTTCTCTCTTTAATCATTAAACTTTTAAGAGTTATATAACATCACCAAGAGGAAGATACTACATGAAGCCTGAAGAAAGAATCAAAATTATAATCGAGCATTACCCAAAGGTAAGGGATGCAGCAGTGAGATGCCTTTCGGGAAAACGCTGGAATGGAAATGCTGTTCTCATGGTTATAGATGCCGCCTTCACCTCGATAGGTGTGAATTATTTTACTCTCGTTGTGCCGAAGGTGAAGGAATTCAGAGAAATATATTCAGAAAAATTCACAGGCCTTGAGGAACTTTCAATGTTACACTACGATGAGGTTGCATGGCTATGGAAAAATAAACGTTCCTGGAAAGTGGCATGCGGAATAGCCTCGAGGATTTCAGAAATTAAAAAAAGGGAAAAAGTTAATGACCTTCAGGCTCTTTCCCTCTGGGCTTCGGGTGTTGAAATTGAGCACTGGGAGAAAGATACTATAGGCAGGCTCAATGGTGTTGGTATTAATACTATACAGTACCTCAGAATGATGGGAGGCGTGGATACTGCCATGCCTGATAAAATCGTCAGGAGATTTATAGGGAAGGT
The archaeon BMS3Bbin15 DNA segment above includes these coding regions:
- a CDS encoding 3-hexulose-6-phosphate synthase; protein product: MTHLQVALDLLSMEDALTIAQRAYMAGADWLEAGTPLIKNHGMPALRKLRQAIPEVTMVADLKTADTGDIEVEMAAKNGADIVTVLALADDFTVKRAVNQAKAHGIKIMADLLEVEDKVSRAKELEKLGVDYLLIHTPIDLQKVKMERVDSSLEELKRIKKEVRLPIAAAGGITPETASILKREGVEVFIVGSAITKAKDIEAKTREFCRIIGVKVKQKEERKLGYREIVEGFNALSTPFISDAQHRFGAMRGMKPLVKGIRVAGRAFTVKTLGGDWGKVVKAIDMAEAGDIIVVDAQASEAAVWGELATRSAMAKGIKAAIIDGAVRDSDDISEIGFPIWARYFTPNAGEPHGHGKLRIPIACAGQVVRPGDIIVADEVGVVVVPGEEAQDILTKAQEVADKEKRYSKEIAEGRSLAELFGL
- a CDS encoding coproporphyrinogen III oxidase — translated: MIKERNVVIKKPLGKFRVALVYPSRYSEGMANLGLHIIYDLLNSIEDIYCERFFLGYTRSLETGSEVKDFNLIVFSWQFELDALNILKFLKECGIPIDRKERKEFILVGGPCTVNPVPLERFIDAFYIGEAEVSILKFIEIFRELESPKEEVEALSEVGGIYLPEIENRVRRVYLKDLDSFYPVTQIMSEASVYNEAFLMEISRGCSRGCRFCMGGYIFRPRRERSPEKLKEILEMGVKFNKPKRIVLLGASVTDYSNIHELSSMISESKVEVSVPSMRVDALTKDFIGALADTGQRSLTIAPESCKILRLAMNKPIRDEHIYRAARYTAEAGLKNIKMYFIVGMPGEKEEHMLEIAGMVKKIKADTGLKIKMSVNPLVPKPHSAMEWAPFVDRKSYSEKLRLLKKELKGKAEVKSESYRLSSLQTIIAMGDHSIGDVLERVYMGQNLNSWKRAFKELGMSFDSYLGERSTDEPLPWDKIDTLVKKDFLIKEYTRYHNLLGEVSGA